ACTTTTCTAAAAGAGGAATTACCTGATCTTTAATAAAATGGTTGCCCATGCTCTTAGGAATGGCCTCCTGATAAAACTCCAACCGATTGAGCTGGGTTAGCAGGTCGGGTTCAACTTTTCCAGAAATAGCAATTACTCCATCCCTATCAAATGCTTGCCCCATTTTCTGAGCTAGGTAATTAAAAACCTGGTTACAAGGAGAAATATCCCAGGCCTTAAGTTGATTTGCAGCATGGAGTGAAATATTTGCAATTCCACCAAGGTTCAGACACGCATCGTATTCAGGAAATAGGTGCAAATCTCCAAATGGAACCAAGGGTGCACCCTGCCCTTTGTATGCAATATTTAACTGTCTAAAACTGGTAATAGCAGGAATTCCTGACTTTGCTGCAATATGTGCTCCATCGCCTAACTGGGTTGAATACCCACTTTGGGGATAATGAAATACCGTGTGGCCATGAACAGCTGCAAAAAGAGGTAATTCATTCAAATCCTGCACAACCATCTTGACATTGTGCCCTATCCAATCTCCAAAAGCGGCATCTAATTGGAAGAAATCCTTTGCGCTTAAATCGGTTGACTTAACTAGAGCCTCCCGAACATTACCGGGGAACTCCTTGGGGTGGGAAGCTAGAACTTCGTATTCCCATTTGTTATCAATTTTGGCAAACTTGCAAAGCGCTATATCCAGTCCATCCATAGATGAACCCGACATTACACCAATTGCGTGGTACCATTTTCCTTCCGCTAACTCCATATCAAAATTTCGCGGTTGCATATTACAAATAGAAAAGTTGGTAAAAACAATTAAATCGATGAGAATATGAAAATGGGACTAATCGATAAAATCGGTAGACCAAATGTTTTTTTTTCACTCTAAATCCATTTTAGCACTTCAACAATAATTGAGCAGAACTATAATCTACCACTATAATAGGTTATATGAAAACTTAAGGCCATGGATAATGGATTATGAAACTTAAAAATCCATCCAGTTTTATTAATTAAGTACTATCAAATAAACATTAGTGCATTTCTTCTCATTTCAACTATTTTTTACAGTTACTTATAGAGATAAATTAAATTTAAAGATTACTTAAGTTTTAAATAAAGATAATTCCGTTTCCAATAAACCCCTAACTCTTTCATCAACAAGCATTTCTAACTGGAAGTCAAATTAACCACCAGCCAAGCCTTTCTGCTCAGGATAGCTATCTAATTAAAGAAGTTAAATGCCTGTTCTTCCATCTAATTTCTCTGCTTTCGTGTTGTTTTTTGTTTCAAATTAGTCCATTGATAAATTAGGCTATTTCCAAAAAATAGTCCATTAGCAGAAACAGGAAAAATATATGATACAACTTGCTATTTTGAACATGGAGAACACAACTGTAGATTGCACCTTTGCTGTTCATGACGCAATTGTTTCTTCATTTGAGGGCGTTGGCTTAGAAATTGACAGAAAAACGGCAAACGACTGTATTCCAGTTCCCAACCTTGTTGGAATAAGAAAGGTTTTAAAGGAAAAATTTGATTCTGAAGACGAAGCCCAAGCCAATCAAATCAATACATACCTCAACAAATTCATAAATCATTACTACAAAAAATCCACCCAATTACGTCCAATGCCCGGGGCTGAAGGCTTGTTTCTTACCCTTAGAGAAAAGGGTATTAAAATCTACTTAACCTCAGGGTTTGAGCGCAAAACAGTGGACATACTAATGAAACGCTTTAAGTGGATAAAGAATAACCTGATAGATGGGACCATTGCCGCGGATGAAATCCAACAAGGACGTCCTTTCCCAGATATGATTCAAAAAGCCATGCATAGCGAAAACATTATGGACGCAAGAGTGGTTCTAAAGGTCGGTGACCACCCACTGGATGTGCTTGAGGGGAAAAATGCTGGTTGTGGTTTAAACTTAGTTTTCTACTCTGGATCTCTTTCTCCAAACGAACTTAAGGAAGGAAATCCCGACGGTATAATCCACACCCTGAGCGAGATTCCGCAATACATCGATAAACTCGAGCAAATTCAGTAAAAAGGCTATTTTTGGAACCCAATAAATCAGCGCATGGATTTTCAATTAACTGAAGAACAAATTGCAGTAAGAGATGCTGCCAGAGATTTTGCTCAAAACGTATTAAAACCAGGGGTAATCGAAAGAGATACCCATATGAAGTTTCCTCACGAAGAAATCAAACAACTAGGAGAACTTGGTTTTCTTGGAATGATGGTAGACCCAAAATATGGCGGTTCGGGAATGGATACCGTTTCCTACGTACTTGCCATGGAAGAGATTTCTAAAGTTGACGCATCGACTTCAGTTGTGATGTCGGTAAACAACTCATTAGTTTGTTGGGGTCTTGAAAAGTTTGGTACCGAGGAACAAAAACAAAAATATTTAAAGCCACTTGCAAGTGGTGAAATCATTGGAGCATTCTGTTTGTCTGAACCAGAAGCTGGTTCTGATGCTACCTCTCAAAGAACGACTGCCATCGATAAAGGTGATCATTACCTTTTAAATGGTACTAAAAACTGGATTACCAACGGTGGAAATGCATCTGTTTACCTGGTAATGGCGCAAACCGATGCCGAA
This genomic interval from Luteibaculum oceani contains the following:
- a CDS encoding anhydro-N-acetylmuramic acid kinase, with the translated sequence MELAEGKWYHAIGVMSGSSMDGLDIALCKFAKIDNKWEYEVLASHPKEFPGNVREALVKSTDLSAKDFFQLDAAFGDWIGHNVKMVVQDLNELPLFAAVHGHTVFHYPQSGYSTQLGDGAHIAAKSGIPAITSFRQLNIAYKGQGAPLVPFGDLHLFPEYDACLNLGGIANISLHAANQLKAWDISPCNQVFNYLAQKMGQAFDRDGVIAISGKVEPDLLTQLNRLEFYQEAIPKSMGNHFIKDQVIPLLEKYDCSVPNKMKTFQKHVEDKIFEALTHSDAKKVLVTGGGAFNTALIKDLQDNELGIAFHIPSKEVVENKEAIIFAFLGLFRWFGLPNILASYSGATKDCSGGTIHLP
- a CDS encoding HAD hydrolase-like protein is translated as MIQLAILNMENTTVDCTFAVHDAIVSSFEGVGLEIDRKTANDCIPVPNLVGIRKVLKEKFDSEDEAQANQINTYLNKFINHYYKKSTQLRPMPGAEGLFLTLREKGIKIYLTSGFERKTVDILMKRFKWIKNNLIDGTIAADEIQQGRPFPDMIQKAMHSENIMDARVVLKVGDHPLDVLEGKNAGCGLNLVFYSGSLSPNELKEGNPDGIIHTLSEIPQYIDKLEQIQ